The Candidatus Babeliales bacterium region GTTAATTTTGATTTAGTAGTAATTCAAATTCGCAAAGCCTATTGAGTTTCTCAGTTGTTAAGTTTGCATTGGTTCAAAATCATTCGTTGAGTTAAAAGACTAACTCAAACTCTCAATTATTTTTTTAAGGCTATGAGCTTAGAAAAGCATAATTCCCTTAATCCTTGTTTTCCATTCTCACGCCCTATGCCTGAATTTTTGTAACCGCCAAAAGGATCTTGCACTCTATTGTAATTTGCAGCATTGACACTAATATTTCCTGTTTGAATACGTTTGCTGATATCTAATGCTCGCTGCTTATTGTTGGTATATACATATGCCCCAAGGCCATATGTGGTATCGTTAGCTAAAGCAATAGCTTGCTCATCAGACTCAAATGAAACGATTGGTAAGACTGGTCCAAAAACCTCTTCTTTCCATACGCGCATATCAGCAGTAATATTCGTAAGAATTGTTGGCTGAAAGTAAGCACCTAATAAACCATGAGGACGCTTTCCTCCGCAAATAATTTTTGCGCCTTTATCTCGCGCATCAGCAACTTGCTCTTCGATGAGCAGACATTGTCTTTCTGCAACTAGTGGACCAATATCAACGGATGGATCTTGCGGGTCCCCAATTTTTTTAGTTGCTAAAAGTTCTTTTAATTGCGAAATGACTTTGTCAAAAAGAGTATGATGAACAATAAGTCGTTTGAGTCCATCACACGTTTGGCCGCTATTCACAAAACGATTCCAATAAATTGATTCAATCGTGCTTGATAGATTAGCATCGTCAAAAACAATTCCTGGGCCGGAGCCACCAAGTTCTAATAATGCAGGAATGAAGTTTTTTGCTGCAACTTGATATAAATGTTTTCCAGCTCCTGTGCTTCCCGTAAAATGAATACCATCAATTACGCTATTCATCAGATAATCGCCAACACTAGATCCATCACCATATATTTCATTGAAAACACCTGCAGGTAAATTTTTTGATAACATTATATCTTCAAGAAGTTTTCCGGTGAGCGGGCACTCCTCTGAATGTTTAAAAACAACAGTGTTTCCTACAACTAAATTTGGTATAACGCCCCATATAAAATTACAAAAAGGATAATTCCAGGGAGAGCTTACTGCAATGACTCCACGTGGCTCAAAAAAAAGATGGTGAATTTCATCTTCATCTTCAAAAACTATATCTGGTTTAAGCCAATCCTCTGCCAAGTCAAGATAACCACGCATATAATGCAGACCAGCATCGATATCTATGATAGTGCGCACTGATGCTGGCATTCCCATTTCTAAGGTTGCAAGCGATCCAATTTCATTTTTTCTTTGTACAAATTCGTTATAAATATCTTCGAGTAATTCGAGGCGTTTTTTGACATCAAGGTTAGCCCAAGATTGCTTTGCATCGTGAGCTTGAGAAACTTTCTTGTTTATTTCATCGATTGTTGAAACAGGTATTTCTCCGACAACTTCATAATTTTTACCAGGATTCAGTGACACAATTTTTTGCAATTTCATCATACGTCCTTTTTTATTTTATCAATGATGATGAGAATACTAAACTTATGCATTACATTTCAACAACTCTATATTTTTTAAATCATTTTTTTTAAACATAAAACCATATGTTCATTAATTAAAAGTTAATGCAACGGAATATATGTATTTCATTTTTTAATATAAGAAAACATAGTAATCTAAGAATAAAATTCATGGTACAATATTGATATATTTTAATTTTTTTCAAAATAGAAATTTTATACATGAGTAAAGATAATATACATGCTTATGGGCAGCTCTGTGGTCTGTTTTATGATGCAACTGAAAAGTATGCTTCTGAGCAGGAAGTAGATTTTTTTATTTCATTTATTCAGCAGTATCCTGGTAGAGTTTTGGAAGCAATGTCAGGGTCAGGACGATTACAAATTCCTTTGATCAAGTGCGGATATGTTGTTGATGGAGTTGATCATTCTTATGCAATGCTTGCACGTTGTCGTCAACGCTGTGCCAGCTTGGGACTCGAGCCAGAACTTTATGAGCAGTCGCTTGAAAATCTTGCATTACCACACACATATAACACTGTTATCATAGCATTCGGTTCGTTGCAGCTTATATCTGATCGCGATCTTGCTTTTAAAGCACTTAAAAACCTCAATGCCCATATGCTTCCTGGTGGTAATTTATTAATAGATATTTTTGTACCCGACATAACAATTGATGAATACAGCATATCAACAGTTCGCCTCGACGAGCACAAAATGATACGTTTAAAAAGACGACATATATTTGATGAGCATAAAAAAATAGTGACTACTTTTTCTTTGTTTGAGTTGATAATTGATGGGACTACTGAAAAACAGGAAAACGAACTTATAGAATTAGTTTGGCGCTCAGATAAGCAGTGGCAAGAATTGTTGCTCGAAGCTGGTTTTGAAATAGTTCAAATTTATGATGAAAGATTTAAGGAATCGGAACCATCACGTGTTATTCATGCCAGGTCTGTTACGAAAAATTGAAAATTATCGCTCATAAGTTACGATACAAAAAGTTACGGTACAAAACCCAAGAAACATCCAAATATTATTATTTTTGACAAATAAGTTCGTTGCAATAGTGTGATTGAATAAAGTTACAATTGTAAAAAAACGAATTATTATATGGTTTCAGGTAAAAAATCAATCATTTTTGGCTTAGTATGTTTGATTTTTATAACATCAAATATTTACTCGTATCAAAACAATAATCCTAAATCGCTTGTTGAAATTGTTCAGGCTACGTTTAAAAAAGAGATTTTAGATAGCCCTATTCCTGTTATTTTGATGATAACTTCTAAAGGAAATGATACTTCTCGGTTGTTAGAAACTTTGTTTTTAGACGTTCACAAAGAGCTTCAGGGACGAGCAAAAGTGGTTGCTTTAAATATAGATAAAAGTTTAAGTTTTGCACAAGAGCTTGGAGTAGTGACTGCACCCGTTCTTATGATCTACAACAAAGGTAAAAAAGTTGGCTCTCTTGAACTTAGTATGTCGCCAGCAGAAATAAAACATATTGTGAAATATGTTCGAAATTTAAACATTTTCACTTCTTTAGGTTACTACCGCTTGTTAATGAAATTGCTTGGTAAAATAACATAAAGGCCTCTGATTTTTACAGAGGCCTTTTATAGTGTCTACATTAATCAACTATTAAATCTATTTACTCTGATTGCTCATTTCTAAACAATTGAGCAAACTCTGCCATGATAACTTTTAGTTTTTCCAAATTGCCTTCAGATACATCCTGAGACATTTTAATTTCTTGGTACAAGTCTGGATACACCGATGCAACGTAACTTATGCTTTTTTGGATAAACGAAGAAATTTCTTTTAAAGAAATGCTGTCTAAAATGCTTTGTCGGAGCATGAATAAAATAATTGCCTCATCGACGAATGAATAATGTAAAAACTGCTCTTGTTTTAAAATTTCAACAGCTACAGCTCCACGATTCAATTGTCGTTGTGAAATTTCATCAAGTTCTGTTCCAAACTGAGCAAAGCTCAAAAGTTCATTATATTGTGCAAGTTCTAAACGAAGTGCTTTCGACATTTTTTTAACAGCTAACGTCTGAGCTGCGCCACCCACACGTGACACTGAAAGCTCAACGCTGATAGCTGGTCGTATACCCTGTTTAAACAACTGAGCATCTAAAAACAACTGTCCATCAGTGATGGAAATTAAGTTTGTCGGAATGTATGCCGTGATATCATCTTCTTGAATTTGAATAATTGGTAGCGATGTGATTGATCCACCAGCTTTTAGACAAGCTGAACGTTCAAGTAGCCGAGAGTGTAAATAAAATACGTCACCAGGATACGCTTCACGTCCAGGAGCTCGACGCATCAAAAGAGACATTTCTCGATATGCCACAGCATGATTTGTTAAATCATCATACACAATTAAAACATCTTTACCCTTGTGCATAAAATATTCACCAAGAGCAGTACCAGAATATGGTGCAAGATATTGATTTAACGAAGCTTCACTTGAGTCAGCGCTCATAACAACGGTGTACTCAAGAGCGCCACGCTCTTCTAATTTTTTTACTAAGCGCGCTAGATTACCTTGTCTTTGGCCAATTGAAACATAAATGCAAATAACATCTTTGCCTTTTTGATTCAAAATAACGTCGATAGCAAGCGCTGTTTTACCGGTATTTCGGTTTCCTACGATTAATTCACGTTGCCCTTTTCCAATTGGTACCAAGGCATCAATTGCTAAAACACCTGTTTGCAGCGACTGTGAAATCGGTGTTCGTTCAATAATTGTTGCACAATCTTGCTCAACAAATCGATATGACGATGTAGCAATCTTGCCAAGACCATCAATTGGTTCGCCCAGTGCGTTGATTACGCGACCAAGCATGCCGTCTCCAACTGGAATTTTTAAAGCTTCACCGGTGCGCTTTACTACTTCACCTTCAGTAACTGAAATAGTTTGAGATAAAACAAAAATAGAAACAAAATCATCACTCATGTTTAAAATGATACCTTTGTTACCACCCTCAAAAGCTACAAGCTCGCCGTAAATAGCATCCATAAGTCCGTAAACTTTACAAATACCATCACCAACTTGGACAACAACCCCAACTTCATCTAGTTCTTTATGTGGTTTATCTTGCAACTCTTGTTGCAGTAAGGAAATTAATTCTAAATCTTTTGTGTTCATATCACCCTTCAGTAGCCATGTATGGTATAACCATTTATGGTGTAATCATTTTATGACGTAATTTTCGCAATCGTGCTGCAATAGAATATTCCCATAAGAAAATCTCCGATTGCATTCTAATTCCAGCAATTAAAGATGGATCAATTTCTACATGACTTATAATCCGTTTGCCAGAAAGTTTTGCGAAAAATGTTTCAAATTTTGTTATCTCAGACTCTGTCAATGGAGTTGCTGTTTGTATAGAGACTTCTAAGCTTCCACTACGAATTTCAAACAAACAACAAATATCTTGTAAAACTTGGGCAAAATACAAAAGGCGTTTATGCCTGAGTAAAATCTTTACTAATTTTTTCAAGGTATCATGGAGCGAAAAATGAGAAAATATTTCATCAATCATAACATGTTTTTTTTCATGTAATTTCGTCATCAAACTTACCAAGGACATAAAATTATGATGCCGACGAAAAAAACGAATTGCCAGTTTCATGTTATCAATATCGGTTGATGTCAAAATGTCGCCATACTCAATCAAATAAGCTTTAGCGTATTGTTTTGCGACTAGTGATTGTGAATATATCATTTCAATTACTCGCCAAGTGCATCAAGCACTTTAGTTATATATTTTTGTCCTCGTGCTTTATCTTCTTGAAACGCTTGCTGTAAGTCTTTGGTTGCTTGCTCAATAAGTGCGGGAATCTCTTCTTGCATCAAGTGACGTCGCTTTATGCTCTCAAGCTTGCGATTTGCCAATAGATTCATTTTTTTTTGACGCTCTTTACACATAGCTTGTTCTTGAAAGGCTGCTGCGTTAACACTCTTATCCCATGCAGCAAATTTTTCCTGCATAGCCTGAAAAATCTTCTCTTCATCCTTCATTGTTTGCTCAACCTGCTCGCACTCTTGACGCAACTGTATGCGTTGCTGCTGCAACAAGTCTATCGCAGTTTTCTCTTGTCCAATGTACTTCATAATGCTGCCGACAGCGTAGCGCTTGACTAAATAAATAACCAATCCAATTCGCAGCAGTAAGTTTAAAAATTTAAAAATTTCATCAACAGAAAAAATCATAGTTTAACATTCGACAGTTCGTCCTGTAACATGTTTTGAACTGCTGTTTTTTGTTGATCTGATAATTTTATATCTTGTGTTTTTAATGGTTCTGGCAATGTTTGATCGATAGAGCAAGATGGTAAAGAAAAGCTCGGAATCTTTTTGTACAAAGACTCTTTCATCAAATTCCATCGAGTCTTTTGCTGCGTTAAAAGCTGTTGCTGCTGCGCGACGGTATCGTCAATTTTTTTATTGAGTCCATCAGTTCGAGACTTTTCAGCAGCTAAAATTTTAAGCGCTGGAGCAAATACACATTTTCGTAAAACAAAATAGGCAATGCAAAAATTACCTATTTGAAAAAAAAGAGTTACGTTTGGAAGATCCATGCGACTTTATAACCTTACAAGCTATATCTCAAATTAGCTTACTTTAATAACAACTATAACAGCTATAATCATAACGTATATGGCACATGTTTCAACAAGCGCCATTGAAATAATCATAGCCATGCGAATTTTAGAATTTGACTCAGGATATTTTCCAATGTTTTCACAAGCTGCTCGCCCAATCATCCCTTGCGCTAGTGATGGACCGACTGTCCCTATTGCCATAGCTATTGCAGCTGCAACAAAAACTGCCGCTTTAGTATAGTCAACTATATTTGCATCCATGTTTTGTCCCTTATCTTTATTACATGTTATAAAGTTTTAAAAGCTATCTTACATCTTTTCACTTTGTAAGATCAATATTCTCATGAATCTTTAAAAAATCAAGAATTTATCGCAGAAAACTTTGCTCCATAGCGTTATCATCAAGAAAACTCAACTACGGCTTCTCAGCAAGAGAGGAGTTAACCTTGATTGGAGGCTTGCACTTTTTCAATAAATTCCTGCACCAACTTCAAATAATGTTCTTGCATATCTTTATCAGTTAATAAATCTAGGGAGTTATCCAAAATCAATTGAGGCAGGCTTAAAACGTGCTCATCAACACCCTTTTTATGGATAAACCAATCATCATATTTTTCTTCTAGAGCTTTTAGATAATCTAAAGAAATAGGCTTTTCTTCAAATCTACCTCGACTCATTATTCTTTTGTAACAAACTTCTGCTGGAGTTCGCAAATAAATAAAACCTTGCGGTTGTGAACCTTGCGGTTGTAAACCCGATGATTGCTGTTGTATTCTTGCAGATTCACGATCCCATGATTTTTTATACAAGCACCACTCAAGACCGTTCATGGTGCCAATTTCTTTTGCCACTTGAGCAAAACAATAACGCCCAGAATAAATCGACCTTTCAACAAAGCGTATCGCTCGTCCGCTATCTTGTTCATCAGCATGAAGTAGCTGATCGACGCGCGTGAGTAAAATATAACTTTGAAGCGTATAGGCCCAACGCGAACCGTCTAAGAAAAACTGCTCTAGTAAATTATGTCCTTCAACGTCTTGCCATAAGTTATTTGGCTCATAGATGACATGTACATTGATATGCTGCTTTATAAAATTTAAAAACGTCGATTTTCCAACTCCTACGTTTCCTTCAACAAAAATAGTTGGAAATGCGTGTGCTTTTGTGTGCTTCATAAAACCCTTCAGTTTAATATGTGACCTTATTTAAGGGAGCCTAACATACTATAATAAACAAGCCATCGGGATAAATAGGCCATGAGCAGCCATTTTTGCCTTAATGAAAAAAATATAGTAAGGTTATCAAGGAAAAAGAATGTACAAATTGAATTAAAAAACGGTGAACATGATTTTTTTAAACTATAAAAATAAATTTGCAACTTTCACTTTATTCATGTTACTTGGCACAGCTTTATTTCAAACAACACGAGCAGAAGATGATATGCTCGATGACGATCTCGACGCACTTTTATACTCAATTACTCCTGAAGATTTAGAAACACTACGATCATGCGAGCCAGGAGAAGCTACACAATGGATCGCGCTACTAACAATAACAGAAGCCGCAAAGCTTTTTGATCAAGATTTTTACAAAAAAACATCAATACCGGTCGCCAGAAATCTTATTAATTATCCAGATTTTCTTTTGTGTACCTACCAAACGCCAGAGTGCTCGTACCAAGTTCTAGCTGAAAAACAATTAACCACTCATGTATTTTATAACATCTCGAGTAAAAAAGCTTTTACCCAGGATCTTGAAACCGACGTACAAAGAGTAGTCGGTAATCGCATTGGATCGTATTTAAATATTGAAAACCAAGCCCTTAGAGATCTTATTAAAAAAATATTGAATCTTGTGCCAGTCGGTCTTGATCCTTTAAGGAATATAAATTTCCCTAATCTTTTACAAGTTATTGGAGATGCCAGACTTGAAGAACGACGAATGGGCTTTATGTGGCACTACTGTCAACAAATAAACCCAAACACATACTTTGAATGCAGATTACCTTTTTTCTGGATGATTCGAAATTTAAACTTTACTCCAGAAGAAAAACGAAGAATCTCAGACCAGTTATCATTGTTTACCGGCACATGCGTCAATGAGCAAGAATTTGCAGAAAAACATCTTATTTTTGATGCTTTAGGAACAGGGACTCTTGAATTAAGTCTTTGCACAAAAATATTTGAACGGCCAACTTGGGGTATTGATGGTGGCGGCTGTTTATACCTACCAACTGATTATCATTTTGCCACAGGTTTATATGGCACCTATTTTCAACCGAAAGATCAGCAACCACTAT contains the following coding sequences:
- a CDS encoding F0F1 ATP synthase subunit delta, translated to MIYSQSLVAKQYAKAYLIEYGDILTSTDIDNMKLAIRFFRRHHNFMSLVSLMTKLHEKKHVMIDEIFSHFSLHDTLKKLVKILLRHKRLLYFAQVLQDICCLFEIRSGSLEVSIQTATPLTESEITKFETFFAKLSGKRIISHVEIDPSLIAGIRMQSEIFLWEYSIAARLRKLRHKMITP
- a CDS encoding class I SAM-dependent methyltransferase yields the protein MSKDNIHAYGQLCGLFYDATEKYASEQEVDFFISFIQQYPGRVLEAMSGSGRLQIPLIKCGYVVDGVDHSYAMLARCRQRCASLGLEPELYEQSLENLALPHTYNTVIIAFGSLQLISDRDLAFKALKNLNAHMLPGGNLLIDIFVPDITIDEYSISTVRLDEHKMIRLKRRHIFDEHKKIVTTFSLFELIIDGTTEKQENELIELVWRSDKQWQELLLEAGFEIVQIYDERFKESEPSRVIHARSVTKN
- a CDS encoding thioredoxin family protein — encoded protein: MVSGKKSIIFGLVCLIFITSNIYSYQNNNPKSLVEIVQATFKKEILDSPIPVILMITSKGNDTSRLLETLFLDVHKELQGRAKVVALNIDKSLSFAQELGVVTAPVLMIYNKGKKVGSLELSMSPAEIKHIVKYVRNLNIFTSLGYYRLLMKLLGKIT
- the atpA gene encoding F0F1 ATP synthase subunit alpha, which gives rise to MNTKDLELISLLQQELQDKPHKELDEVGVVVQVGDGICKVYGLMDAIYGELVAFEGGNKGIILNMSDDFVSIFVLSQTISVTEGEVVKRTGEALKIPVGDGMLGRVINALGEPIDGLGKIATSSYRFVEQDCATIIERTPISQSLQTGVLAIDALVPIGKGQRELIVGNRNTGKTALAIDVILNQKGKDVICIYVSIGQRQGNLARLVKKLEERGALEYTVVMSADSSEASLNQYLAPYSGTALGEYFMHKGKDVLIVYDDLTNHAVAYREMSLLMRRAPGREAYPGDVFYLHSRLLERSACLKAGGSITSLPIIQIQEDDITAYIPTNLISITDGQLFLDAQLFKQGIRPAISVELSVSRVGGAAQTLAVKKMSKALRLELAQYNELLSFAQFGTELDEISQRQLNRGAVAVEILKQEQFLHYSFVDEAIILFMLRQSILDSISLKEISSFIQKSISYVASVYPDLYQEIKMSQDVSEGNLEKLKVIMAEFAQLFRNEQSE
- a CDS encoding aldehyde dehydrogenase is translated as MMKLQKIVSLNPGKNYEVVGEIPVSTIDEINKKVSQAHDAKQSWANLDVKKRLELLEDIYNEFVQRKNEIGSLATLEMGMPASVRTIIDIDAGLHYMRGYLDLAEDWLKPDIVFEDEDEIHHLFFEPRGVIAVSSPWNYPFCNFIWGVIPNLVVGNTVVFKHSEECPLTGKLLEDIMLSKNLPAGVFNEIYGDGSSVGDYLMNSVIDGIHFTGSTGAGKHLYQVAAKNFIPALLELGGSGPGIVFDDANLSSTIESIYWNRFVNSGQTCDGLKRLIVHHTLFDKVISQLKELLATKKIGDPQDPSVDIGPLVAERQCLLIEEQVADARDKGAKIICGGKRPHGLLGAYFQPTILTNITADMRVWKEEVFGPVLPIVSFESDEQAIALANDTTYGLGAYVYTNNKQRALDISKRIQTGNISVNAANYNRVQDPFGGYKNSGIGRENGKQGLRELCFSKLIALKK
- a CDS encoding ATP synthase F0 subunit C: MDANIVDYTKAAVFVAAAIAMAIGTVGPSLAQGMIGRAACENIGKYPESNSKIRMAMIISMALVETCAIYVMIIAVIVVIKVS
- a CDS encoding deoxynucleoside kinase; the encoded protein is MKHTKAHAFPTIFVEGNVGVGKSTFLNFIKQHINVHVIYEPNNLWQDVEGHNLLEQFFLDGSRWAYTLQSYILLTRVDQLLHADEQDSGRAIRFVERSIYSGRYCFAQVAKEIGTMNGLEWCLYKKSWDRESARIQQQSSGLQPQGSQPQGFIYLRTPAEVCYKRIMSRGRFEEKPISLDYLKALEEKYDDWFIHKKGVDEHVLSLPQLILDNSLDLLTDKDMQEHYLKLVQEFIEKVQASNQG